The genomic DNA AGTAACACTACAGCCCAATCAAGATCGATCAATTCATCAAATAATTCAAAAAACAACACGCGAAAAAGCACTTGTCGTATAACTAATTAACAGGATATATGAAATTCCTTAGGACTCCTTTGAAGTTTTAACAACGACTTTGTGATCTCCAACCATATACCGTAGGTTCAAAAAATTCTTATTCAGTCAATGAACAATCTGTGCTCAAAATGATGATTTATTCACTTTTCTTATTTCATTTTCAGATAAAGACCACTTTTACGGCCAAATCTATTGTCTCCATTGTTATCCAGATTGAACGTAGAATTTCTTTCTCCTTGCTTTTTAGTCATTGGCAATTATGAAGCTGTCAATAGAGCATTGTCTAGGTTAAACAATGAAGGTAAATTAACACGTGTATTACGAGGTTTGTATCAAACACCTAATTACAATACGTTTCTAAAAAAAATATTGGGGCTTCTCCAAATAAAGTAGCGGAAAAGCTTGGCG from Litoribacterium kuwaitense includes the following:
- a CDS encoding DUF6088 family protein, translated to MNVEFLSPCFLVIGNYEAVNRALSRLNNEGKLTRVLRGLYQTPNYNTFLKKILGLLQIK